The following proteins are encoded in a genomic region of Oncorhynchus keta strain PuntledgeMale-10-30-2019 chromosome 6, Oket_V2, whole genome shotgun sequence:
- the LOC118385324 gene encoding anaphase-promoting complex subunit 2-like, translating into MMDSAERLFSVPQGLPSAWDTVTAALVSPVSNDDTMSDGSLCEGLSLLCSNGLGQFLEGWLLETLQVRLTTAVAPEFWAGLKQPENELGEKDRTRILLIAFRTLLDRLEPFLGGLERLGTWQDEGRGGLCGPGARGLRERAFSVIRAILLFSPSAVLQMRILEFYSRTFSVHMSQKGEAEEGGRGPDGGVCLGCTVPTQQCWCQEALEQLQELSHILSRLQLLERVSSEAVTSILHKLIEQRMEQHCRGEYESSFLFSFQEWLELVLGWLSRVFASEEGGLGTVPNSTGSRAGEVGQPANAVLQRWRCHMHQFFCRIYVNMRIEELFSIIRDFPESKPAIEDLKFCLERTNQRQQLLTSLKTAFETRLLHPGVHTSDIITVYISAIKALRELDPSMVILQVACQPIRKYLRTREDTVRQIVASLTGDAEGCSDLANELSRADPVTLETQDSEDEGSDPEEWTPDPKDAVTDKTGSKRRSSDIISLLVSIYGSKEIFIDEYRTVLADRLLHQFNYNTAREIRNVELLKLRFGESHMHYCEVMLKDVADSRRINTNIREEESRLGEEEQPPMALTAMILSSEFWPTLKEEKMELPLLASQAMEAYTHRYEKLKAMRTLSWKPHLGSVTLDVELEDRTLTNLTVSPIHAAIILHFQDKSSWTLEELSGVLGVPQEVARRKLALWQQQGVLKEEAGGHYAILETGSSREKPERGEMLIDSDEEGDSNTTTHSEQREEKLQLFWAYIQAMLTNLETMTLERIHSMLRMFVATGPVVTEMDVNELQAFLQRKVRDHQLIVSAGVYRLPKSTN; encoded by the exons ATGATGGACTCCGCTGAGAGGTTATTCTCAGTACCACAGGGGCTACCTTCTGCTTGGGACACTGTAACTGCAGCTCTG gtgtctccAGTGTCCAATGACGACACAATGTCTGATGGGTCTCTCTGTGAGGGGCTTAGCCTGTTGTGCTCAAATGGTCTGGGTCAGTTTCTGGAGGGATGGCTCCTGGAGACCCTGCAGGTGCGTTTGACCACTGCAGTGGCCCCTGAGTTTTGGGCTGGACTGAAGCAGCCAGAGAATGAACTTGGGGAGAAGGATAGGACCAGGATCCTACTCATTGCCTTCCGTACCCTTTTGGACAGACTGGAACCTTTCCTAG GAGGGTTGGAGAGGCTGGGTACCTGGCAGGATGAGGGCCGGGGTGGTCTGTGTGGCCCCGGGGCCAGGGGTCTCCGGGAGAGGGCATTTTCCGTCATCAGGGCCATTCTACTCTTCTCCCCCTCGGCTGTGCTCCAGATGAGAATACTAGAGTTCTACAGCAGGACCTTCTCTGTGCACATGAGCCAGAAGGGGGAGGCTGAGGAAGGGGGCAGGGGGCCTGATGGGGGTGTCTGTCTGGGCTGCACTGTCCCCACTCAGCAGTGCTGGTGTCAGGAGGCCCTGGAGCAGCTGCAAGAGCTCAGCCACATACT GTCCAGGTTGCAGCTATTGGAGCGGGTTAGTTCAGAGGCAGTGACGTCCATCTTACACAAACTGATTGAGCAGCGGATGGAGCAGCACTGCAGGGGGGAGTACGAGAGCTCTTTCCTCTTCAGCTTTCAGGag tggctAGAGCTGGTGTTAGGCTGGTTGAGCAGGGTGTTTGCCAGTGAAGAGGGTGGACTGGGTACGGTGCCCAATAGCACAGGCAGCAGGGCTGGGGAGGTGGGCCAGCCAGCCAACGCCGTGCTGCAGCGCTGGAGGTGTCACATGCACCAGTTCTTCTGCAGGATCTATGTCAACATGAGGATCGAGGAGCTCTTCAGCATCATTAGAG ATTTCCCTGAGTCAAAGCCTGCCATTGAGGACCTCAAATTCTGTCTAGAGAGAACCAATCAGAGGCAGCAGCTCCTCACCTCCCTTAAGACAGCCTTTGAGACCCGTCTACTTCACCCAG GAGTCCATACCTCTGACATCATCACTGTATACATCTCAGCCATAAAGGCCCTACGGGAGCTGGACCCATCTATGGTCATCTTGCAGGTTGCCTGCCAACCAATCCGCAAGTACCTCAG GACGCGGGAGGACACGGTACGTCAGATAGTGGCCAGCCTTACTGGGGACGCGGAGGGCTGCAGTGACCTGGCCAATGAGCTTTCCCGTGCCGATCCTGTGACCCTGGAGACCCAGGACAGTGAGGACGAGGGCAGCGACCCAGAGGAATGGACCCCAGACCCTAAGGATGCTGTCACGG ACAAGACGGGCTCCAAGCGGCGTTCGTCTGACATCATCAGTCTTCTGGTCAGCATATACGGCAGTAAAGAGATCTTCATAGATGAGTACAGAACTGTCCTGGCAGACAGACTTCTCCACCAGTTCAACTACAATACCGCCAG GGAGATACGTAACGTGGAGTTACTCAAGCTGCGATTCGGAGAGTCCCACATGCACTATTGTGAGGTGATGCTGAAG gatgtGGCTGACTCCCGGAGGATCAACACCAACATCCGTGAAGAGGAGTCCAGGCTAGGTGAGGAGGAGCAGCCCCCCATGGCCCTGACTGCCATGATCCTGTCCTCTGAGTTCTGGCCCACGCtgaaggaggagaagatggagctCCCGCTCCTGGCCTCCCAGGCCATGGAGGCCTACACACACCGCTATGAGAAACTCAAG GCGATGAGGACACTGAGCTGGAAGCCTCATCTGGGCTCAGTGACACTAGATGTGGAGCTGGAAGACAGGACTCTGACTAACCTGACTGTGTCCCCCATCCACGCTGCCATCATCCTGCACTTTCAGGACAAAA GCTCGTGGACTCTGGAGGAGCTGAGTGGGGTCCTGGGGGTGCCGCAGGAGGTGGCGAGAAGGAAGCTGGCTCTGTGGCAGCAGCAGGGGGTCCTGAAGGAGGAGGCTGGGGGACACTACGCTATCCTGGAGACCGGCTCGTCCCGGGAGAAACCTGAGAGAGGGGAGATGCTGATCGACAGCGACGAGGAGGGAGACTCCAATACCACCACCCAttcagaacagagggaagagaaATTACAG TTGTTCTGGGCCTACATCCAGGCTATGCTGACCAACCTGGAGACCATGACCCTGGAGCGCATCCACTCCATGCTCCGGATGTTCGTTGCCACGGGACCCGTTGTCACAGAGATGGATGTGAATGAGCTGCAGGCCTTCCTGCAGAGGAAAGTGCGAGACCATCAGCTCATCGTGTCCGCAGGTGTCTACAGACTGCCAAAGTCCACCAActga